The DNA segment ACAGCAAAATCACCTGCACCGATGAAGAACAGGTAGGGGGCATGTGGCATGTCCATTTTCCAGTAGTCAGTGCGCGTACCGTTGGTGTTTTTCTTTTGGCTCACGAGGATACCGTTGGAAAGACTTACCATTTTATCGGGCACGGTTAGAAAAAATTCCTGGGTAGATTTTTGGTTCGGGCGGTCGATGGTAGGAACCCATACAGAAGTTCCTTCAGTTTCTCCCTGGGTCCAAACCTGTGTAGGTTTGTTGGTTTCTTTACCCAGCGGATTGATGAAATAGAGGCCTTTGGCGTCTGTGATGGCCTGGCTGCCGTTTGCCTTGAATTCATTGGGTTTAGCGATGTATTTAATCGCCACAGAGTAGGTTTGATTCCGCAGATAGGTACGGTTCAATTTGATGCGCAGAAAGAGACCATCGTTCTTGAACTGAAGGGGTGTGCTGGTGTTGCCCGAAATAAGTGCAACGGTTTGAATGGACATACCCTTGGCATCCAGAATAACTGAATCGGTGGGGTAGAAGTGGGGTTGTAATGTAAGGGTAGCTTTCCCTTCCAATTCAGAGCGTTCAAAAACCAGGGTAGCTTCCAGGCGGGTGTGCACCAGGTTGTTGATTTTTTCCGGGAAGGAGCGATAGATTTTTTTCCAGTCATTTTTGTCCGTCGGCATTTGAGCGATGGCACTTAGCTGTAGGATCAGCAGTGTTAGAAAGAGAAGGTGCTTCATGTGTTTGATGTTTTGAATAATATGGTTTAAAGATACATAACTTTCCAACGATGGTGTGAAAAGCGGGTGAGGTGGGAGTAAGAGTAGATGCAGGGCATTAGTAAGTTACAGGCGGTTAGTAGTGGATTATTGTACTTTTGTTTACTACAAATTGTTGCGCATGCCCAGGTATTTCATCGAGGTAAGTTATAAAGGCACCACCTACAGTGGATTTCAGGTGCAGGAAGTTGTGCGAACTGTACAGGGGGAATTAGAGCGGGTGATGGCAGTGTATGCTAGGGAATCGATAGGGTTAACCGGTTCATCTAGAACGGATGGGGGCGTGCATGCCCGGCAGAATTTTTTTCATTTTGACACGAAGGAAGAGATCAAGGGTGACTGGGTATATCATTTGAATGCCATGTTGCCGGAGGATCTGGCAGTAAGAGGAATTTACAGGGTACCTGAGGAGGCGCATTGCAGGTTTGATGCTGTGAGTCGGGAGTATGTATATACTATTTATAGAAGGAAAGATCCATTTATGGAGGGTTGGGGATGGAGGTATCCGTATCCATTGGAAGGTGGTTTGTTGCAGCAGGCAGCGAAGTTGGTGAAGGGAGAGCATGATTTCAGTGCTTTTTGTAAGCGAGGGGTACAGGTGAAGAATTTTGTTTGCAGGGTAGAAGAGTCGGTATGGGAGCAAGTAGGGGAGCAGTGGGTTTACAGGGTGCGGGCGAATCGATTTTTAAGGGGGATGGTAAGGTCATTGGTAGGGGGGATGGTAAGGGTTGGTAGGGGACAATTACCGATGATGGAATGGATTGATTTGTTGGAAGGAAGGGCAGCTGGGGCAGTACGTTGGCTGGCGCCGGCGGAAGGGTTGGTGTTACAGCGAGTGAGGTATGGGGGGAAGTTAGGGCACATAATTGGTGAGGGGGAAAGAGAGACAGCTACTAAGTAAGAAAGTGAGTAAGGGAATGTTAATAAAAGCTCAATAGAGTAGAAATATTTTTGCAGTGAGTTATTTAGGTGTATCTTTGCGACCCCCGCTGAAAAAGTCAGGGGGTAAGTTCTTCGAAATCAATTCTTTCAGGTTATAGGAAAGAAAAAAATTGGAAAATAATTTTAGGTGGTAATTGATTTAGTTGTATCTTTGCCGCCCGCCCGATAAAAAGGGTGGTTGATCTTCGAATTTTTTCTACTGAAATAATTGAATAATCATTCAAATATTTTTGGTGACGAAAATAAATGTGCTTACTTTTGCAGCCCCAAATCGGGGAGGCGATTAGAAAGCCGAAAGTTCTTTGAAAGTTTGGAAGCAACAGCAGCATAAAACTTTAAGTTTTATGGTAAGGTTTGCAGCAATCAAAAAATACACACAAAATCCGACGTTAATTTCGATTAATTTGAGATTAAGTCAGATCAAACAACATTTACAATGGAGAGTTTGATCCTGGCTCAGGATGAACGCTAGCGGCAGGCTTAATACATGCAAGTCGTGGGGCAGCGCAGGTAGCAATACTGGGCGGCGACCGGCAAACGGGTGCGGAACACGTACACAACCTTCCTTCAAGTGGGGAATAGCCCAGAGAAATTTGGATTAATACCCCGTAACATAACGATGTGGCATCACATTGTTATTATAGCTTCGGCGCTTGTTGATGGGTGTGCGGCTGATTAGATAGTTGGCGGGGTAACGGCCCACCAAGTCTACGATCAGTAGCTGATGTGAGAGCATGATCAGCCACACGGGCACTGAGACACGGGCCCGACTCCTACGGGAGGCAGCAGTAAGGAATATTGGTCAATGGACGAAAGTCTGAACCAGCCATGCCGCGTGAAGGATTAAGGTCCTCTGGATTGTAAACTTCTTTTATCTGGGACGAAAAAAGGCGATTCTTCGTCACTTGACGGTACCAGATGAATAAGCACCGGCTAACTCCGTGCCAGCAGCCGCGGTAATACGGAGGGTGCAAGCGTTATCCGGATTCACTGGGTTTAAAGGGTGCGTAGGCGGGCAGGTAAGTCAGTGGTGAAATCCTAGAGCTTAACTCTAGAACTGCCATTGATACTATCTGTCTTGAATATTGTGGAGGTTAGCGGAATATGTCATGTAGCGGTGAAATGCTTAGATATGACATAGAACACCTATTGCGAAGGCAGCTAACTACGCATATATTGACGCTGAGGCACGAAAGCGTGGGGATCAAACAGGATTAGATACCCTGGTAGTCCACGCCCTAAACGATGATTACTCGACATTTGTGATACACTATAAGTGTCTGAGCGAAAGCATTAAGTAATCCACCTGGGAAGTACGACCGCAAGGTTGAAACTCAAAGGAATTGGCGGGGGTCCGCACAAGCGGTGGAGCATGTGGTTTAATTCGATGATACGCGAGGAACCTTACCTGGGCTAGAATGCTGGGAGATTGTGGGTGAAAGCTCACTTTGTAGCAATACACTGCCAGTAAGGTGCTGCATGGCTGTCGTCAGCTCGTGCCGTGAGGTGTTGGGTTAAGTCCCGCAACGAGCGCAACCCCTATCATTAGTTGCCAACAGGTAATGCTGGGAACTCTAATGAAACTGCCGCCGTAAGGCGTGAGGAAGGAGGGGATGATGTCAAGTCATCATGGCCTTTATGCCCAGGGCTACACACGTGCTACAATGGGCAGGACAAAGGGCTGCAACATAGTGATATGAAGCCAATCCCAAAAACCTGCTCTCAGTTCAGATCGAAGTCTGCAACTCGACTTCGTGAAGCTGGAATCGCTAGTAATCGTATATCAGCAATGATACGGTGAATACGTTCCCGGACCTTGCACACACCGCCCGTCAAGCCATGGGAGTCGGGTGTACCTAAAGTCGGTAACCGTAAGGAGCTGCCTAGGGTAAAATCGATGACTGGGGCTAAGTCGTAACAAGGTAGCCGTACCGGAAGGTGCGGCTGGAATACCTCCTTTTAGAGATACTGCTTACCATTGCTGTTGTTTCCACTTCTTTCAATTTTGTTCTTTGTTTGTACTAATAGTACCCGAATCAGACCCGTAGCTCAGTTGGTTAGAGCGCTACACTGATAATGTAGAGGTCACCAGTTCAACTCTGGTCGGGTCTACTTAGTAACACAAGCGGGGGTTCAGCTCTGCCGGATCACCCAGCCGATGACGGTATTGGGATTTTGGTCGGTGCTGACATACCGTCAATCCGGGGGGTTAGCTCAGTTGGCTAGAGCATCTGCCTTGCACGCAGAGGGTCATCGGTTCGACTCCGATATCCTCCACCAGAGGAAAAGAGTAGTCGGATACAGTTCTTTATTTAGATGTTGGCTTCGGGCCATCAGGTTCATTACCTGAACATCTGCAACGACCTGAGTTGAAGCAATTCAATGGATGGTTATAGTTCTTTGACATATTGGGAAAGCGAAATCAAAAAACAAGAATGGTAATGGTTCTTATGCAAAGCCATTACCGATAAATTCTTTAAAGCAAACAAGGGCGTATGGTGGATGCCTTGGGTCTGAGAGGCGAAGAAGGACGTGGTAAGCTGCGAAAAGCTACGGGAAGATGCACACGATCGTTATATCCGTAGATCTCCGAATGGGACAACCCAGCACACTGAAGGTGTGTTACTCCGGCGTAAGTTGGAGAGCCAACCCCGAGAACTGAAACATCTAAGTACCGGGTGGAAAAGAAAACAACAGTGATTCCCTAAGTAGTGG comes from the Bacteroidota bacterium genome and includes:
- the truA gene encoding tRNA pseudouridine(38-40) synthase TruA, with amino-acid sequence MPRYFIEVSYKGTTYSGFQVQEVVRTVQGELERVMAVYARESIGLTGSSRTDGGVHARQNFFHFDTKEEIKGDWVYHLNAMLPEDLAVRGIYRVPEEAHCRFDAVSREYVYTIYRRKDPFMEGWGWRYPYPLEGGLLQQAAKLVKGEHDFSAFCKRGVQVKNFVCRVEESVWEQVGEQWVYRVRANRFLRGMVRSLVGGMVRVGRGQLPMMEWIDLLEGRAAGAVRWLAPAEGLVLQRVRYGGKLGHIIGEGERETATK
- a CDS encoding M1 family peptidase produces the protein MKHLLFLTLLILQLSAIAQMPTDKNDWKKIYRSFPEKINNLVHTRLEATLVFERSELEGKATLTLQPHFYPTDSVILDAKGMSIQTVALISGNTSTPLQFKNDGLFLRIKLNRTYLRNQTYSVAIKYIAKPNEFKANGSQAITDAKGLYFINPLGKETNKPTQVWTQGETEGTSVWVPTIDRPNQKSTQEFFLTVPDKMVSLSNGILVSQKKNTNGTRTDYWKMDMPHAPYLFFIGAGDFAVIKDSYKGKEVSYYVDKEYAPVARKIFGLTPEMMKFFSTRVTGIEYPWSKYSQMVAHDYVSGAMENTTATLHGDMAQQDARELTEDNIW